A window of Magallana gigas chromosome 8, xbMagGiga1.1, whole genome shotgun sequence genomic DNA:
aatttatatatattttttgaaaacaagacTTTAATGTACTCATATAATGAttacatgttatacatgtagtgtgtTTTGTGTAAACATATTCTGTTGTTAAGTtctaacaataaaatatgtttacacaAAACAAACTGCAAGTAGAACGTTGTTACTTGTTAAGTGGATCAGACACAAGATAATGTTTGCATGCAGctacagggagataactcaaatTTTATGAAGTGACATGACTTTGTAGTTTACcgtgaaaacaaaaacaggacattCACCAAATTCACATTATATTAATTTCATCAGAAATAATGGAATGAGTTGTTATCCAtcttattttacatcaaaacaaatttcatcCAAGAATCTGATTTCTGTTCATCAGAAATAATGGAATGAGTTGTTATCCAtcttattttacatcaaaacaaatttcatcCAAGAATCTGATTTCTGTTTTCTAGGTATAAATTCTATCTAACTCTGGCCAATCAAATTGCACATTACATAACTGACATAGTCAATAAGAATCTTaatattttagttttcttaACTTATGATCACCAGCAAATAGATGAATTGATGAAATTAATGAATCCAGCAGGCTTGATGGACATGACCACTTTAAGACCATATTAACCTCCTTGAAAAAGcatattaaatatgtaaatgatGTGACCACTGTATTgagcactattttttttttaacagagacggcacaaaattaatttgaaacatACTTTTAATGTATACAGTTCACCTGCATACAAAATCATAGGCCCAAGTATTCTCAATGTTGCATGCTCAGTCAAGTTGAACAATTATGAAATGATCATCATATgtcatgccaaaaaaaaaaaagttttgtctTCAGAAATATCCAAGCCCAAGGAAAgtgattctaattttttttttcaataatcaaatttcatttatctatgaaatgaaatttgataactCATTCATTATCTAAAATATCACTCctttgataatttgataagacatacatggACTGAGTGGTATCTCCTGATTAAAGCACTGTAAGTCTTGACGTGTAACTTATCTGGTTTgcattatcaattatttttaaattcaaattactgTAGATGAAAACCTTCTGCCTTCattaataatatgcaaaatattaagaatttttctTGACTACATGTAACAGTATATAATAGTTTATGAACAAAAATACCATATAGGCCCTTTCATGGTAGCTGCAGTACTAGTCTTTTCCAGGGGAAATTGAATAAGTGTAATGAAATACTACAAACGTCAACTGTTTCATTAACCTCATTTAATAACTTCGGCAAAGTATATCATATCAAAAGCAGTACCCCAGTCATTTTGATTAGGCGAATAAGTTTTTATGGTAGATCTGAGGATCAATTTTGTTGACTACACGAACTACACAGcctcctcaaagtttggatgttcagaAAATATACTGTTTAGTGACCATCATACTTAGTTCACAAAGTTTTCTTTAGAAATGTGgcataaataattaattttgatgCCACTCATGATGGcttaaatcataaaattaaattattgtacACTTGCAATGCAGGCACTTTTTCTAACTGTCTAAGTGCGAAAAAGCTTGGAAACGGTTTTTATAAACAGTACATGTCCAAACACCGCCCTTTTTAAATGTGACTTAAACATATCATCGACACTATTCACGTTCCCTCTATTATCAGTTTTCCGCTGTCATGTCTCATAATTTTGCTCGAGGCTAACGGTCCGTCGTAAAACTGCAACTTGATTGGTACAAGCTTAAAAAAGcagataatttaaagataaatgaATGCAAAATGCTATACATACCATTCAACAGATTTGGAAATCTTCAAATCAGAGTAGAAGACCGAATTCTATCGAGTTATtgacaaaatttgtacaaaagaaAGATCTATAATTACTACTTCCGGGTGATCACCATTGGGAATTGTGGGAAAATTACGAATCGCGCTCGATAAAGATAACTTTTTCCGAATTGCTcacaaaaggggggggggggggggggggtcaccaCCCGTCTATCTCCAGCTGTTTCTGTGGCAAaggagaaaattaatatttgactGTAATGAAAATAGTAAAGTAGTGagtctgaagaaaaaaattctatttcttTGACTGAAATagtttattgttttgatttgtttggggtttatttgttttgtttttaccaaCAGTATTGTTACTTCAACAAATAGGGGATCCAACAATtctatatgattattttttcgaGATAATTATTTCAGAGATTATAAATCAATACACCGCCAGACATAATGAAAGAGGCTTTACACAGTGGGGCGTGGTCATGATTTTAGtcaaattcttctttttttccccTGTTTTTATTGAGTCAGTAtaaatttacaatgcttaaggaatgcaattataatgatcaaatgaaatctgAGAGTCAGTCGTTGAGTTGTAAGCAAGGTACATGGATCACAATTGTTTGTCATGTTAACAAGGCTCgagccctgtttttgtttacaaaggtttAATATAACTGTAAAgatttcaggattttttttttcaaattgatttgtctatcttcttattcattttaaacatgaatAAGCAGTCCCTAACGTTTAAAGCATTCATTTTatgtctaaaactggaattcttacttcaacatttaaaatgtaaataaaagctttgtttacatagcaaagaattgtaagctctgtaactcgctcataactcaacgaatgacacctaaattttgtttatttttaaaaatgcctttttgaagcattgtaaacattaaaataggGAAAAAGTTTtggatcaaaatcgtgaccatgcccctttaatgaaACTATATAGAGGCAGTAGTATATTTTTCAACACATATTGCATTGTGTATTGCATTTTAATGATTTGCGCCCCTGTAGTTCTACGTGATTATTTGACCTACATGTAGATACactttttaacaattatttcaatacaaagaaatacaactctgattaaaaattttattcatttttgtcaccgggaagaaataaaaaaagaactacACTGTCCGACAACCGAGCCCCAGTGAACACAGCGCCAATGTCACACAAATTTATCTTGTAGATTTTAACAGCtgtgtggcaacgcactttgaaaaaattacgcactttgaaaaaatatttcaaagtgcgtCAAATTTAGGaccaaatcaacgcactttgaaaacaattttcaaagtgcgttaaattttggactaagttaacccactttgaaaatttttttcaaagtgcgttaagatggtacatcaaaattttttagtatcgacactcttaacgcactttgaaaaaaatgtataaatcacaaGTTCTGGAgttgaatttctaatttgttgatagtataatgatttgttaacactggtaaatctttaatttaTCGTATTTGAGAACGGAGATGgggttggggtggggtggggttaTCCAAAGATACCGGTCAATCACCAGTGCATCATGCATTTACTTGATTACAGGAAGAAGGACCCCTACCCctcatttttccttccaaaacatatgatattcagcaactaAAACGCTTTAAagcggaaaaagaaatatgctctgttgtaaattaagtacatggagtgatattgaaaaaacgAGATGgccaaacaataatttctccattggtatgttaaagaatctaATATACGAGTTTTAACAttctgattttgttttcttatcaaataaatcacttcaaaataaaaagaaattacattaacaaacattaaattattataaacttaaaatgaGCATTAggatgtggggttttttttctcgcactgatcttccaaaagatcatattgtttttgataaacataactaaTGTATCCTTTTATCatattatgtttgtttacaagcACATGCAGTAAGCCAGTTTAAATACGTTGtacattgatctccattatcaatatatcaatatatacaaaTCACATTCGTTCTTGTAAGCTCAGTATACTAAATAAGaagtaaatttgctgcatactcaaaatagaaaaatgcagttgctaagcgatgaagtttatgtcacatttggataattcaaatctcccgaattgttctttgtgtgtaaattgtcgatattgtcttatgagaaaaaaaattctcatctacaaactgtttatcaagttagctgagaatgcaacgggttcttttttcaaattaaactacacaaggttaaaacaatcatttattgtatataaaagtattaattattttgactaaaccctgaacaatttctttttcaaagtgcgttaatatcgacgatatcaacgcactttgaaaaaaaatatttttttttcaaagtgcgttgacttggtcccaaaataaacgcactttgaaattttttttcaaagtgcgtaatttttcaaagtgcgttgtaacacaGCTGAAAGAGCCACGACTGAATGACTGACAGTGAAATAGGCATGCCTACGCCACATCgcagtttgaaaaaatatacccAAAATCTAtggtattgttaaaatgtttctaGTTGAAGAAACTTGCATTTTAAGAGAAGGTTGATAGGCAAAACAAAGTCTACGGTAGTCAAATCAAGGGTTATACATAACAGCACATTCTGTGATGTTTGAATGGTAATCCGCTTTCTAATTTCTAACCGTCCAGATTCAGTTCTACCATGCAGATGAATGAATTCAGCCAAAGTTGTTCACGACACAGTGATATTATTTTCTCCGAGTAAGCTTTTAACatattaaggtacatgtatccgatccataatagaACCTTATTTTTCGAACCTTAAATATCCATCATATATTAAATACTCTGATATTAGTTTAAGCAATTTGGGTGGAAAGAGATTTACgaagagaaattttcaaatacttCATTAACTAATCAGTAATCAATTAATGAGATTGTGCATTCAGGTCTATGGGGACAAGCACATTTTTAAGTTAAAAGATTAAATACTAAGAATATCAAAGAATGTTTTGGTGGAAaggtgtattttatcattaggaatacaaaaactattgaaaataaattttacaccggatagcattttttttaaattaatttttatagaataaaaacaaaGGGGGCAACTCTTAAGGAAAAGGTCATTAAATAGGATCATTCCGCTCAAGATTACACATTGATACTTTAACATGACCATTATGTCCACGTATACTGAGAATAAAGCCCATACATATATGTTATGCAtccagattcattgaatctggggttaatatggatcggataccttaaatccatattgttttgttttctctgtatgcaaaaattgtaatatattatttcaatatattgtcAAGATAATCTGAATAGGCCGCCTATCGATTTAAAGTTCTTCCCatgcatttttaatatacatgtatctcttttGTCACCGATTCTGGTTCCATAAACTGAACCATAAATatgttattcttttaaaatctgaagtatttttatttaatctttccGATCCCCATAAATTGTAGAGAATATAGAGTTGAAACtacaaaactatttttagatttattccaaatgaaatacagcataaatttatttaaacaatgttaTAAATCTGGATCATacaaaaatccattaaaaaaaatccacaccATGTCAAGCTGAATAATAATCGATACACTCATTGTATCTACAAGACTTTTAtacataatttaaaacattgagacaaaatcattaatttgtGGCATACAGTATTAATGTAAAACccattaaaaatcaattcatgTTATACAGTGAAAAAAATTGCTAGTTGCTCGACTCTAGCTCCATGCAGTcgttcaattcaattttaataagttttttaaTAGTCATTTTTTAGCCAACTATATGCTGAAAGGCTAATATTTCCAAGAACCGAATTCTCGCTGTTATAGACTTTTACTCATAATTTACATTTGCCTGTATTTCATTCAATGTAGTTCGCTACTAAAACGTCACCAGAATACGTCACGATCCACAGTCTGTCTTGGTCGTCTGCTGCAGCGCCCCACACTGAGATGATGCCGTCACTCAGGGATTCCTTCATGTTGTATGTCTGTAGATTGACCCCGGTCTCACTGATTACTTTCACGAGTCCTTGTAACCCACAACTTAAAATCACATTCCTGTGATTGTCGCATGAAATGTTCCAAATCTCGTCGACATCTCGCGGCAGCAACGATTCCCGGATGATCCTGTCGCCGTCCATATTCAAAGTCTTTATCGTCCCTTTATCCAAAATACAGAGCGTCCCGTCTGAAAAGGACGAGATAAGACGGGGTCTGTGTAGAAGCAGATCTCCCTCACTGTTCACATTTAAGCACTGTAGAACTTCACCTGTGTCGGATAGCCTAAGAAGCTCACGCCAACCTGGAATAGGGCCACCACACACTTTCAGGATGACAAATAGATTGTTACGGCTAGTGTGAATACCTTCAATGTCACAGTCCGAGAATTTCGCCAAAACGGTTGTTTCGTCGTTTTCCTCCACCTGAAAAACTTCCGAAACACCCGCGAAAACTGGTTTTAAGTTCAATACCCCGCCAAACATCGCGGACACGAAGCGCAATTTGACAACCCTGTGGACAGTTCCTTGACAGTCTATCAGTTCCAAGGAGGGTACCCTCGTGCATATCCAGGCCTTACTATCGCCAACTGGGCAAACAGAGAACACTGCTTTCCGTTTCTGTTGGCGAAATCCACCCACCCTTTGAAGAACTGGCTTAAAACTTCGTCCTTCCATGTAGACAAAGCGGCAACATGAGCAACTAGTACATACCCTATTATAGTACATGCAATATTGGCTTCCTAGTTCCAGCGCACGGGTAATGTAATACTTGAGCCCAACTGATGAAATCTTGGACACACGTAAAATTGCTATAAAAGTATTAATGGCACATGTTCAAAAAGCCTTCGATTTTCCCCAGTCGTTTCCAATACCAATTATCAGATTGTTCTGTACAAATCGTTTTTACAATCCAATGCACACATTTTTCTCAtctatcaaaattgatttttctctttcaCAGCTCGAAAAAAACAGACAATATTTAATACGCCTTTTAAATGGAAAAACTTATTGAATTAAAGTCTCTCATTTgctaacaaaaacaaataaatagtcTCGTTCAAATAATAACAAGGCGAGAATTAAAGATCTCTatgtaaatagaattttgttctGGTGGTGTTGAAATGCTCAAACTCTTTttgaaatgatatgaaattCATATTGGggattcaaattaaatcataaatgcTCCTTATACCAAATACAATTGAGTGAACATTCCCAATCATTCTCAATTCTTTATTAATCCACcccttttttcatgtatttacataaaattaacttttgaggtttttaaaggggcatggtcacgatgtttttgtcaaattctatttttctatttttattatttacaatgctttagaaatgcatttctaatgatcaaatgaaatttgagagtcagtctttaagttttaagcaagatacagagctcaaaaatctgtgtcatgtaaacaaggctcgtgccctgtttttgtttacatatgatCAATTTGCCAATTAATaacctttttcaagctgatttttctatcttcttattcattttaagcataaataaacagttcctaacgtttaacacattcgtctTAGgtcttaatttgaaatttttacctcaacatttaaaatgtaaacaaaagctttgtttacatgtcaaagaattgtaagctctgtaactcgcttataactcaacaaatgacactcaaattttgtttgcctattaagaatgcctcactgaagcattgtaattattcaaatcggaaaaataatttttgaccaaaatcgtaaccACGCCCCtttaaatgtacaaatatataaTGGCTAGTAACTCATAGTTCTTCCTCATAAAGtataatttacaatattatatgtgGCATGCcaaaaaagaggaaataaacgaGTATAAACATAATAGATTTTACCAAGTTTACTTTGTATAATATGTAAATAGGACGAAACATACAACTTTAACATCAATACAAATTTCATGCAAAATcattcaaatttgtcaaaagGGTAGTGCGCATGCTCCCTGCTATCGAGTTGAGCCCGGTGATGCTTTGTGATAGAGTCCTGCACGTGTAAGGTACCATTTCACTGATGTCCATATCGGTCACGCTCTGTCTGATCCTGTAGACAGACTCGGGCATCTCCGAATCACCCAGCAGTGACTGAAGGAGACAGAGAGTGTCTCCAATGTCGGATgtcaaaccggaagtgacgccAATTCGCGAACTGTTGTGGTGTTCGATGGTGTAGAATTTGAGCGCGATTTCTGTCAATTTTTGGTAGGAGTATAGAAGAGCGCTCGTCTGTGTAAATAGAAGAATCAATGAATATTTACCTTtcctatatttttttccaaaccaatttcaattcaattaccacatcaataaaatatagctttaaattgtataaagaccatgtacatacaatgttcCCATAGCTGACATCAATGTCACTATGTTGCGCCTGTAAGCAAATTTCGTTTCCTCCATATATTGTCGACgccttaaaaaattaaaaaaaacagcattgaaaaaaattcaagtaccttaaaattaaattgtacaAGAAAGTTACAAAAAAggttacaatgaaaaaaattgggaAGGGTTACCGTATAAAAAACTCTTGATTCCCAAAACAAATCTTTTACACGCTTTTTTATGAAATCCTTGACAAGAAACAGTTACTGTTTTGAATCATACAAGTTAATGAGTTCCGAATGGAATGAAGCCGAAAGCTAAATTTGTCCGGGTGGTTAAATATGGTAAACTTATGGTGTTTTTCCGTCTTATTTAAAGAATCatgcaagaaaaaaatgaattctctAAAAGACCTTCTAGATGTCAatggataattttaataaaaatctgacATGAAAAAGTTATCATATTATTATGATCATAGAGATATGTTTTATCCTACACGACCGTTTTGTTATTGCTACATGTAGCTCTTGCAGAGAGTGTACACAAAACATCTTTTTCTAAGCAAACTACTGTAAACttacaaattattcaaaatcGTTGCAAGATggattattaatttataaaccaATATTGTTAATGGAAATCGAAAATTGCCCACTGCCCAGGGTTTTATTTTCGTTTAGCGTTCAAAGTGACAGCGAATTCTTCTAATAAGTAAAAGTATCACTAAAATTGTAACAAGTTAAACAGTCTtctttatatgatattaattagacaaattgattttgtttaaataaatgtataaaagttATTTACT
This region includes:
- the LOC105325669 gene encoding uncharacterized protein, translated to MMEITFMLYKSNGLTHYQYRLGSSYEYKSKTNLQTKMMVKVSSLLALIQLFMNIQVSRCVICTNNLGLEYHVERTSETHLTFSINACCPCRAQPIRYQLPMCGLVDVVEKINDITSETSGVRQSFASTIYGGNEICLQAQHSDIDVSYGNITSALLYSYQKLTEIALKFYTIEHHNSSRIGVTSGLTSDIGDTLCLLQSLLGDSEMPESVYRIRQSVTDMDISEMVPYTCRTLSQSITGLNSIAGSMRTTLLTNLNDFA